A section of the Thauera chlorobenzoica genome encodes:
- the phaR gene encoding polyhydroxyalkanoate synthesis repressor PhaR produces MPEQQRLIKKYPNRRLYDTRTSSYITLADVKELVLGNEEFQVVDAKTGEDLTRSILLQIILEEEAGGAPMFTSDLLAHMIRFYGNAMQGMMGKYLESNIKAFTEMQGKLQDQARAIYGENSPVGQDLWAQFLNFQGPALQSMMGAYVDQSRKMFEQMQQQLESQTRNMFTGFQFPQYVKPGEERAAPAAGKSDSDK; encoded by the coding sequence ATGCCCGAGCAGCAGCGCCTGATCAAGAAGTATCCCAACCGCCGTCTGTACGACACCCGCACCAGTTCCTACATCACTTTGGCCGACGTCAAGGAACTGGTGCTGGGCAATGAGGAATTCCAGGTCGTCGATGCGAAGACGGGGGAGGATCTGACGCGCAGTATCCTGCTGCAGATCATCCTCGAGGAAGAGGCGGGAGGGGCGCCGATGTTTACCAGCGACCTGCTCGCGCACATGATCCGCTTTTATGGCAATGCCATGCAGGGGATGATGGGCAAGTATCTGGAAAGCAACATCAAGGCATTTACCGAAATGCAGGGCAAGCTCCAGGATCAGGCTCGTGCGATCTACGGCGAGAACAGCCCGGTCGGCCAGGATCTCTGGGCCCAGTTCCTGAATTTCCAGGGGCCGGCGCTGCAGAGCATGATGGGGGCCTACGTGGACCAGTCCAGGAAAATGTTCGAGCAGATGCAGCAGCAACTCGAAAGCCAGACCCGCAACATGTTCACCGGCTTCCAGTTTCCCCAGTACGTCAAGCCCGGCGAAGAGCGTGCCGCACCCGCCGCCGGGAAGAGCGACTCCGACAAGTAA
- the phbB gene encoding beta-ketoacyl-ACP reductase: MSQKIALVTGAMGGLGTAICQSLAKDGMKVVANCLPGFDQKEGWLAAQRDLGFNFIAAEGDVSDYDSCATMVARIEAEVGPVDVLVNNAGITRDKFFPKMQKAQWDAVINTNLNSLFNVTHHVSAKMAERGWGRIISISSVNGVKGQAGQTNYSAAKAGVLGFTKALAAELATKGVTVNAVAPGYVGTEMVMAIRDDIRQGIIDTIPMGRLGRPDEIGDLCAYLASDKAAYITGATININGGLHMC; encoded by the coding sequence ATGTCCCAGAAAATCGCCCTCGTAACGGGCGCAATGGGCGGCCTCGGCACCGCGATCTGCCAGTCCCTTGCCAAGGACGGCATGAAGGTGGTGGCGAACTGCCTGCCCGGTTTCGATCAGAAAGAGGGGTGGCTGGCAGCCCAGCGCGACCTGGGGTTCAATTTCATTGCCGCCGAAGGGGATGTTTCCGACTACGACTCCTGTGCGACGATGGTCGCCAGGATCGAAGCTGAAGTCGGCCCGGTCGATGTGCTGGTGAATAACGCCGGCATCACCCGCGACAAGTTCTTCCCCAAGATGCAGAAGGCGCAGTGGGATGCGGTGATCAACACCAACCTGAACAGCCTGTTCAACGTGACCCATCACGTTTCGGCGAAGATGGCCGAGCGCGGCTGGGGGCGGATCATCAGCATTTCGTCGGTGAACGGGGTCAAGGGACAGGCCGGCCAGACCAACTACTCCGCGGCCAAGGCCGGCGTACTCGGCTTCACCAAGGCACTCGCGGCCGAACTTGCGACGAAAGGGGTCACGGTCAATGCCGTCGCGCCGGGCTATGTCGGCACCGAGATGGTAATGGCGATCCGCGACGACATCCGCCAGGGCATCATCGACACCATCCCGATGGGACGTCTGGGGCGCCCGGACGAGATCGGCGACCTGTGCGCCTATCTCGCCTCGGACAAGGCGGCCTACATCACCGGTGCTACCATCAACATCAACGGCGGCCTGCACATGTGCTGA
- the phbB gene encoding acetoacetyl-CoA reductase: MSRVALVTGGMGGLGEAICIKLAALGYKVVTTHSPGNTKAAEWLLAMNNMGYGFKAYPCDVSDFDSSKACVETVAREVGPVDVLVNNAGITRDMTFKKMTKADWDAVIGTNLDSVFNMTKQVMDGMVERRWGRVINVSSVNGQKGAFGQTNYSAAKAGMHGFTKALALEVARNGVTVNTISPGYIGTKMVMAIPQEILDSKILPQIPLARLGKPEEIAGLVAYLSSEEAAFVTGANISINGGQHMF, from the coding sequence ATGTCCAGAGTTGCGTTGGTAACGGGTGGTATGGGGGGGCTGGGCGAAGCAATCTGCATCAAGCTTGCGGCGCTGGGCTACAAAGTGGTGACGACGCATTCGCCGGGCAACACCAAGGCCGCGGAGTGGCTGCTGGCCATGAACAACATGGGCTACGGCTTCAAGGCTTATCCCTGCGACGTGTCGGATTTCGATTCGAGCAAGGCCTGCGTCGAAACCGTCGCGCGCGAAGTGGGGCCGGTGGATGTGCTGGTGAACAACGCCGGGATCACCCGCGACATGACCTTCAAGAAGATGACCAAGGCCGACTGGGATGCGGTCATCGGCACCAACCTCGACAGCGTGTTCAACATGACCAAGCAGGTCATGGACGGGATGGTCGAGCGGCGCTGGGGGCGAGTCATCAACGTGTCGTCGGTGAACGGGCAGAAAGGGGCGTTCGGCCAGACCAACTACTCTGCGGCGAAGGCCGGGATGCATGGTTTCACCAAGGCGCTGGCACTGGAAGTGGCGCGCAACGGCGTCACGGTGAATACGATTTCGCCGGGCTACATCGGCACCAAGATGGTGATGGCGATTCCGCAGGAAATCCTGGATTCGAAAATCCTGCCGCAGATCCCGCTCGCCCGCCTGGGCAAGCCGGAGGAGATTGCGGGTCTGGTGGCTTACCTGTCGTCGGAGGAGGCGGCGTTCGTGACCGGGGCCAATATCTCGATCAACGGCGGGCAGCACATGTTCTGA
- a CDS encoding PHA/PHB synthase family protein — protein sequence MADSAGGQMPPGMQAMFVAGQAMAQGFFDTLARQHAALLDSSGAAAPRLPMPETEALATIHKTYAEKHAALWSSMLAHESGAAAEAVVSPEPGDRRFAAPEWSASPLFDYLRQAYLLNAGLLREMAEAMPIADSRARSRLRFLTRQYTDALAPSNFAATNPEFIKTALETKGESIARGIHNLLADLEKGRISMTDDAAFEVGRNLALTPGAVVFENELIQLIQYAPLTDKVAQKPLLIVPPCINKFYVMDLQAENSLVRFIVEQGFTVFLVSWKNPRPDSGGHHTWDDYLDKGPLAALEVVRAVTRVEKPHALGFCVGGTLLASALGVARARGEEPVSSLTLMTTLLDFSEAGELGCLVDEASLAAREAAIGKGGVLKGQELANVFSFLRANDLVWQYVVGNYLKGGTPPAFDLLYWNSDPTNLPGPFLVWYLRNMYLENNLRVPGKLKMLGQKVDLGKLDMPTYLMAAREDHIVPWKGAYLGRGLLGGETTFVLGASGHIAGAINPASKNRRSFWTADVDAADPDEWLGAAVEHKGSWWLHWIEWLQARSGRKIAARGRLGSTKYEPIEPAPGRYVKERA from the coding sequence ATGGCGGATTCAGCGGGCGGGCAGATGCCGCCGGGCATGCAGGCGATGTTCGTTGCCGGCCAGGCGATGGCACAGGGCTTTTTCGACACCTTGGCGCGCCAGCACGCTGCGCTGCTCGATTCTTCCGGCGCTGCGGCGCCTCGCCTGCCGATGCCGGAAACCGAGGCGCTGGCGACGATCCACAAGACATATGCGGAAAAGCACGCCGCGCTGTGGTCCTCGATGCTGGCGCATGAATCCGGCGCGGCCGCCGAAGCGGTCGTAAGCCCGGAGCCCGGCGACAGGCGCTTTGCCGCACCGGAGTGGTCTGCCAGTCCGCTCTTCGACTACCTGCGACAGGCTTACCTGCTCAATGCTGGCCTGCTGCGCGAGATGGCCGAGGCGATGCCGATCGCCGACAGCCGTGCCCGTTCCCGCCTCCGCTTCCTGACCCGGCAGTACACCGACGCCCTGGCGCCGAGCAATTTCGCCGCGACCAACCCCGAGTTCATCAAGACCGCGCTCGAAACGAAAGGCGAGAGCATTGCCCGCGGTATTCACAACCTGCTCGCCGACCTTGAAAAAGGGCGGATCTCGATGACCGACGATGCGGCCTTCGAAGTCGGGCGCAACCTGGCGCTGACGCCGGGCGCGGTGGTCTTCGAGAACGAGCTGATCCAGCTCATCCAGTACGCGCCGCTCACCGACAAGGTGGCACAAAAGCCGCTGCTGATCGTGCCGCCCTGCATCAACAAGTTCTACGTCATGGATCTGCAGGCGGAGAATTCGCTGGTGCGCTTCATCGTCGAGCAGGGTTTCACCGTGTTTCTGGTGTCATGGAAAAACCCCCGCCCGGACAGCGGCGGCCACCATACCTGGGACGACTACCTGGACAAGGGGCCGCTCGCGGCGCTGGAGGTGGTGCGCGCGGTGACGCGGGTGGAAAAGCCTCACGCGCTGGGTTTTTGCGTCGGCGGCACGCTGCTCGCTTCGGCGCTGGGGGTGGCGCGTGCGCGCGGCGAGGAGCCGGTTTCCAGCCTGACCCTGATGACGACCCTGCTCGATTTCTCCGAAGCCGGCGAACTGGGCTGCCTGGTGGACGAGGCCAGCCTGGCGGCGCGTGAGGCGGCGATCGGCAAGGGCGGCGTGCTCAAGGGGCAGGAACTGGCGAACGTGTTTTCCTTCCTGCGCGCCAACGACCTGGTCTGGCAGTACGTGGTGGGCAACTACCTGAAGGGCGGCACTCCGCCGGCGTTCGATCTGCTGTACTGGAACTCCGATCCGACCAATCTGCCCGGCCCCTTCCTCGTCTGGTATTTGCGTAACATGTATCTGGAAAATAACCTGCGGGTGCCGGGCAAGCTGAAAATGCTGGGACAGAAGGTGGATCTCGGCAAGCTCGACATGCCCACTTACCTGATGGCGGCACGGGAGGATCACATCGTGCCGTGGAAGGGGGCTTATCTGGGGCGCGGCTTGCTCGGCGGCGAAACCACGTTCGTGCTCGGTGCCAGCGGCCACATCGCCGGCGCGATCAATCCGGCGTCGAAGAATCGCCGCAGTTTCTGGACCGCGGACGTCGATGCGGCCGACCCGGACGAGTGGTTGGGGGCGGCGGTCGAGCACAAAGGGAGCTGGTGGCTGCACTGGATCGAATGGCTGCAGGCCCGCAGCGGCAGGAAGATCGCCGCGCGCGGCCGCTTGGGCAGCACGAAGTACGAACCCATCGAACCGGCCCCCGGGCGCTACGTCAAGGAGCGCGCCTGA
- the pgeF gene encoding peptidoglycan editing factor PgeF codes for MTPWREGVPGLLRPDWDLPAGVEAVLTTRAGGCSRGAFAGFNLGDHVGDDPEAVASNRAWLCRTLSVTPLWLAQVHGTAVADADAAQGLRRADAAVARGRERACAVLTADCLPVLLCDDAGSVVGAAHAGWRGLAAGVLEATVARMAVAPARLRAWLGPAIGAQAFEVGDEVRAAFVADDPVAAAAFTPGREAGKWMADLERLARRRLYRAGVVRVAGGGVCTVSTPERFYSYRRDGVTGRFASLIWLQPR; via the coding sequence ATGACGCCTTGGCGGGAGGGCGTGCCTGGCCTGCTGCGGCCCGACTGGGATTTGCCGGCCGGAGTGGAGGCGGTGCTGACTACGCGTGCAGGCGGCTGCAGTCGTGGTGCGTTCGCTGGTTTCAACCTCGGTGACCATGTCGGGGACGACCCGGAAGCGGTCGCCTCGAACCGGGCGTGGCTATGCCGGACCCTTTCCGTCACGCCTTTGTGGTTGGCCCAGGTCCATGGAACGGCGGTGGCCGACGCCGACGCCGCGCAAGGCCTGCGGCGGGCCGATGCGGCCGTGGCACGTGGCAGGGAGCGTGCCTGCGCGGTGCTGACCGCGGACTGCCTGCCGGTGCTGCTGTGCGACGATGCGGGCAGCGTGGTCGGGGCCGCGCATGCGGGTTGGCGCGGGCTGGCCGCCGGCGTGCTGGAGGCGACGGTGGCGCGCATGGCGGTGGCGCCGGCGCGGCTGCGGGCCTGGCTGGGGCCGGCGATCGGGGCGCAGGCCTTCGAAGTGGGAGACGAGGTGCGCGCGGCTTTCGTCGCCGACGATCCGGTGGCGGCGGCCGCGTTCACACCGGGGAGGGAGGCGGGGAAATGGATGGCCGACCTGGAGCGGCTCGCCCGGCGCCGGCTGTACCGGGCGGGAGTCGTGCGGGTTGCCGGCGGAGGGGTGTGCACCGTGTCGACGCCGGAGCGGTTTTATTCGTACCGACGCGATGGCGTGACCGGGCGCTTTGCTTCGCTGATCTGGCTGCAGCCGCGATGA
- the rluD gene encoding 23S rRNA pseudouridine(1911/1915/1917) synthase RluD: MNERADYIPADDGDSLEALTIPVELGGLRLDQALARLFPQHSRSRLQSWLKEGFIRIDGNSPGAHSKVWGGECVELDPPPPPEVAAELPEDIPLQVVFEDEHLIVIDKPAGLVVHPGSGNWSGTLLNALLHHAPVLAGVPRAGIVHRLDKDTSGLLVVAKTLAAQTELVRQLQARTVKRHYWALVHGSLEGGGVVDAPVGRHPSQRTRMAVVGNGRAALTRYTVVERFARCTLLECRLETGRTHQIRVHMAHLGHALVGDPVYGRARSGDAPLGAFARQALHAFQLGLRHPYGGQDMLWQVPMAADFAALLDDLRGRGP, from the coding sequence GTGAATGAACGCGCCGATTATATCCCAGCCGACGACGGCGACTCGCTCGAAGCGCTGACGATTCCTGTCGAACTGGGCGGACTGCGGCTGGACCAGGCGCTGGCGCGCCTGTTTCCGCAGCATTCGCGCAGCCGCCTGCAGTCCTGGTTGAAGGAAGGCTTCATCCGCATCGACGGGAACTCGCCCGGCGCCCATAGCAAGGTGTGGGGCGGTGAATGCGTCGAGCTCGATCCGCCGCCGCCGCCCGAGGTGGCGGCCGAGCTGCCCGAGGACATTCCGCTGCAGGTCGTGTTCGAGGACGAGCACCTGATCGTCATCGACAAGCCGGCGGGGCTGGTGGTGCACCCGGGCAGCGGCAACTGGAGCGGAACCCTGCTCAACGCCTTGCTGCACCATGCGCCGGTGCTGGCCGGCGTACCGCGCGCCGGGATCGTTCACCGCCTGGACAAGGACACCAGCGGTCTGCTCGTGGTGGCGAAGACGCTCGCCGCGCAGACCGAACTCGTGCGCCAGCTCCAGGCGCGCACGGTGAAGCGGCATTACTGGGCGCTGGTGCATGGCAGCCTGGAGGGTGGCGGAGTGGTCGATGCACCGGTCGGCCGCCATCCCAGCCAGCGCACCCGGATGGCCGTGGTCGGTAACGGTCGTGCGGCGCTGACCCGCTATACCGTGGTCGAGCGCTTCGCGCGCTGCACCCTGCTCGAGTGCCGGCTCGAAACCGGCCGCACGCACCAGATCCGGGTGCATATGGCGCACCTCGGCCATGCGCTGGTGGGCGATCCGGTCTATGGCCGTGCGCGCAGCGGCGATGCACCGCTCGGTGCCTTTGCGCGCCAGGCGCTGCATGCCTTCCAGCTCGGCCTGCGCCATCCGTACGGTGGCCAGGACATGCTGTGGCAGGTGCCGATGGCGGCCGATTTCGCCGCCTTGCTCGATGATCTGCGCGGGCGCGGACCGTGA
- a CDS encoding outer membrane protein assembly factor BamD has protein sequence MARFTLGSLTGKVALIGALLLGGCGMLPEQIDETAGWNAQTLYSEAKTSMGEGAYDRAITLFEKLEARYPYGRFAQQAQLEVAYAYYKQGEQALALAAADRFIKLHPNHPHVDYAYYLKGLVNFNEDLGLLANLSRQDLSERDPKGAHEAFESFRELTRRFPESRYAEDSHARIQYLVNSLASHEVHVARYYYNRGAYVAAINRAQTAVTNFPQSPAIEEALFLLVKSYDALGMSTLRDDADRIMHANFPDSAYFRGGPVSDKPWWQLW, from the coding sequence ATGGCCAGGTTCACCCTCGGAAGTTTAACGGGAAAAGTCGCGCTCATTGGCGCATTGCTGCTCGGCGGCTGCGGCATGCTGCCGGAACAGATCGACGAGACCGCGGGCTGGAATGCCCAGACGCTGTACTCCGAGGCCAAGACCTCGATGGGCGAGGGCGCCTACGACCGCGCCATCACCCTGTTCGAAAAGCTCGAGGCGCGCTACCCCTATGGCCGCTTCGCCCAGCAGGCCCAGCTCGAAGTCGCCTACGCCTACTACAAGCAGGGCGAACAGGCGCTCGCGCTCGCTGCGGCCGACCGTTTCATCAAGCTTCACCCCAACCATCCCCACGTGGACTACGCGTACTACCTGAAGGGGCTGGTGAATTTCAACGAAGACCTCGGCCTGCTTGCCAACCTGTCGCGCCAGGACCTTTCCGAACGCGACCCCAAGGGCGCGCACGAAGCCTTCGAGAGCTTTCGCGAGCTGACCCGGCGCTTCCCGGAAAGCCGCTACGCCGAAGATTCGCACGCCCGGATCCAGTACCTGGTGAATTCGCTCGCCTCGCACGAAGTCCACGTGGCGCGCTACTACTACAACCGCGGCGCCTACGTGGCGGCAATCAACCGCGCCCAGACCGCGGTCACGAACTTCCCGCAGTCTCCCGCCATCGAGGAAGCGCTGTTCCTGCTGGTCAAGAGCTACGACGCACTCGGCATGAGCACGCTGCGCGACGACGCCGACCGCATCATGCACGCCAACTTCCCCGACAGCGCCTACTTCCGCGGCGGTCCGGTGAGCGACAAGCCGTGGTGGCAGCTCTGGTGA
- a CDS encoding MFS transporter, with the protein MSDRPAAAPSPPSALTPLRGAVFRMLWLAWLTANITMWMNEVTSAWLMTSLTDSVVMVALVQAASTLPVFLLGLPSGALADIVDRRRYFAFTQLWVAAIAAVLATLSLAELLTAPLLLALTFANGIGMAMRWPVFAAIVPDIVPRHELSSALALNGIAMNMSRIIGPIVAGALIASAGSHIVFIVNAAMSLLAFALILRWKAQPRASALPGERFFGAMRVGVQHVAQSPRMRIVLLRACVFFLQSSALLALLPLLARELGAGAGGFTALLAAMGVGAILTALFLPRLRRGIHSDAFILWGSCIHALAAAAVALSPVLAAALPACALAGAAWVLTANALAVAAQTALPNWVRARGMSIYQMALMGGSAAGAALWGYVASHATLAIAILTASALGPLFTWFSRGLSVGGGGDEDMTPARPTVSVGEPMIDIDPDEGPVMVTIEYLIDPAQAAAFNMIMQQTRRARLRQGALSWGLFRDTTLPGRYIEYFLDENWVEHQRRLERFTAADIGLRAQRLAFHLGPEPPRVRRYVAETMKP; encoded by the coding sequence ATGAGCGATAGGCCTGCCGCTGCACCATCCCCCCCTTCCGCGCTGACCCCATTGCGCGGAGCGGTGTTCCGGATGCTGTGGCTGGCCTGGCTGACCGCCAACATCACGATGTGGATGAACGAGGTCACCAGCGCCTGGCTGATGACCTCACTGACCGACAGCGTCGTCATGGTGGCCCTGGTGCAGGCCGCCTCCACCCTGCCGGTATTCCTCCTCGGCCTGCCCAGCGGGGCGCTTGCCGACATCGTCGACCGCCGCCGCTACTTTGCCTTCACCCAGCTCTGGGTCGCCGCGATCGCCGCCGTCCTCGCCACGCTGTCGCTGGCGGAGCTGCTCACGGCGCCGTTGTTGCTCGCCCTGACATTTGCCAACGGCATCGGCATGGCAATGCGCTGGCCCGTGTTCGCCGCCATCGTTCCCGATATCGTGCCGCGCCACGAATTGTCGAGCGCCCTGGCCCTCAACGGCATCGCGATGAACATGTCGCGCATCATCGGACCGATCGTGGCCGGGGCCCTGATCGCCAGTGCCGGCAGCCACATCGTGTTCATCGTCAACGCAGCGATGTCGCTGCTCGCCTTCGCCCTGATCCTGCGCTGGAAGGCGCAGCCACGCGCCAGCGCCCTGCCCGGCGAGCGATTCTTCGGGGCGATGCGGGTCGGCGTCCAGCACGTTGCCCAATCGCCGCGCATGCGCATCGTCCTGCTTCGGGCCTGCGTCTTCTTTCTCCAGTCGAGCGCCTTGCTCGCCCTGCTGCCGCTGCTCGCCCGCGAACTCGGCGCCGGCGCCGGCGGTTTCACCGCCTTGCTTGCGGCGATGGGGGTCGGCGCGATCCTCACCGCACTCTTTCTGCCACGTCTTCGCCGCGGCATCCACAGCGACGCCTTCATCCTGTGGGGAAGCTGCATCCACGCTTTGGCTGCGGCCGCAGTGGCGCTGTCCCCGGTGCTGGCGGCCGCCCTGCCTGCCTGTGCTCTGGCGGGCGCGGCCTGGGTCCTGACCGCCAACGCCCTCGCCGTGGCCGCCCAGACCGCGCTGCCGAACTGGGTCCGTGCACGCGGGATGTCGATCTATCAGATGGCCCTGATGGGTGGCAGCGCTGCCGGCGCCGCACTCTGGGGGTATGTCGCCAGCCACGCCACGCTCGCGATTGCGATCCTCACCGCCTCCGCACTCGGCCCGCTGTTCACCTGGTTCTCCCGCGGACTGAGCGTCGGCGGCGGCGGCGACGAGGACATGACACCAGCACGGCCGACGGTGAGCGTGGGCGAACCGATGATCGACATCGATCCCGACGAAGGCCCGGTGATGGTGACGATCGAATACCTGATCGACCCCGCACAGGCGGCCGCCTTCAACATGATCATGCAGCAGACCCGGCGCGCGCGGCTGCGCCAGGGGGCGCTGTCATGGGGGCTGTTCCGCGACACCACGCTGCCCGGGCGCTACATCGAATACTTCCTCGACGAGAACTGGGTCGAACATCAGCGCCGGCTGGAGCGCTTCACCGCCGCCGACATCGGCTTGCGCGCGCAACGCCTCGCCTTCCACCTGGGGCCGGAGCCGCCGCGCGTGCGCCGCTATGTGGCCGAAACGATGAAACCCTGA